One window from the genome of Acidimicrobiia bacterium encodes:
- a CDS encoding hemerythrin domain-containing protein produces the protein MTILPTEPIRREHRELLPTIQELEQAAAGVGGWSVEIATDRLRHIVEFLEHHLIPHAAAEEEVLYPAVDQLTGAVTATATMRVDHQEIASRTARLAASVVAALDGWPNDEQAGDIARQLSALAGIIVLHFRKEEEVLLPILDSVLSLEEAEALFESMNHDAHQHA, from the coding sequence ATGACCATTCTCCCAACCGAACCAATCCGCCGCGAGCATCGTGAACTCTTACCCACCATCCAGGAATTGGAACAGGCTGCTGCCGGGGTGGGCGGGTGGAGCGTCGAGATTGCGACCGACCGGCTCCGTCACATCGTCGAGTTCCTTGAGCATCACCTTATTCCCCACGCCGCCGCCGAGGAGGAGGTCCTCTACCCGGCAGTAGATCAGCTGACCGGCGCGGTGACTGCCACCGCGACGATGCGGGTTGATCACCAAGAAATCGCCTCGCGCACCGCCCGGCTCGCCGCCTCGGTCGTCGCAGCTCTCGATGGCTGGCCCAACGACGAGCAGGCTGGGGACATAGCCCGGCAACTTAGTGCCCTGGCAGGGATCATCGTGCTCCACTTTCGCAAGGAAGAGGAAGTACTGCTTCCCATTCTCGACTCGGTGCTCTCTTTGGAAGAGGCCGAAGCACTCTTCGAAAGTATGAA